The proteins below are encoded in one region of Salvelinus alpinus chromosome 27, SLU_Salpinus.1, whole genome shotgun sequence:
- the LOC139556190 gene encoding ankyrin repeat domain-containing protein 6-like isoform X2: protein MTSSDLEWDYLDCHLEGYSSPPRGSPPGWRSSPLALPSPTPTDNSPNLWRSQILSIWSMSSRSRMGRSVSPATNGVSGPEKEEGRERRQWRKAAGTGSGRSGRVKKEGEQTALHRAAVVGNSDVISALIQEGCALDRQDKDGNTALHEVSWHGFSQSVKLLVKAGANVHAKNKAGNTALHLACQNGHAQSSKVLLLGGSRPDSKNHVGDTCLHVAARYNHVSMLRTLLGAFCSVAEKNQAGDTPLHVAAALNHKKTVRLLLEAGTDSSIRNNAGQTALDQAREHNNPDVALLLTKAPQVQRFTRGRSVRKRRDKLKADRRAQSVPRDDMLPRKDSASAADDTPSSDRVARKHEVIEASKSTDRELREKPSLSEPLRRRGNKHGEKRRGKLRGSSPQPPLPPHNYKAYQLYTLYRGKDGKVMQAPINGCRCEPLINKLENQLEATKEEMKTEIHTVQDLMNNKMGQLDRKNKHQIRALDKMTVERVSAERTECQHRINQRAMQERQEGEKRQASVVNELKNWCMAKLQNIEVRFAGDPCNTKLRRSSSMSEGLCEVDPGGLTVLPAGGPGDSAQCLAPHITDVTEGDRNTAATEDPSANHCFAVQVDSSPDSDKHPKQAEISSPTTAKFLSQSPQVVRPKERLLGATEHRRPYQELQDVALLELGPSSRSSRSNNNRASSLSPATERHCSSRQDKDLDRERDRDRERGRDKGKHHKRHSQGRTKAKVAPVGQAEGTQTLEVFEERAVERGGGESSFAQERENMHALEVTQYFFEAVSTQMEHWYERKIQEARWQADQRAQADRAALLERITYLEDELRMLRTNRHDDS, encoded by the exons ATGACCTCCAGTGACCTAGAGTGGGATTATTTGGACTGCCATCTTGAGGGATACAGCAGCCCTCCACGGGGCTCACCCCCTGGGTGGAGGTCGTCCCCCCTAGCCCTCCCCAGTCCCACACCCACAGATAACAGCCCAAACCTCTGGCGCTCCCAAATTCTCTCCATCTGGTCAATGAGCTCCCGATCCCGAATGGGCCGCAGCGTGTCCCCAGCCACCAATGGGGTGAGTGGCCccgagaaggaggaggggagagagagacggcagTGGAGGAAAGCTGCTGGGACTGGGTCTGGGAGATCAGGGAGAGTGAAGAAGGAG ggTGAGCAGACAGCCTTACATCGGGCAGCCGTGGTGGGAAACAGTGACGTTATCTCTGCCCTCATCCAGGAAGGGTGTGCTCTGGACAGACAGGACAAG GACGGTAACACTGCTCTGCATGAGGTCTCGTGGCACGGCTTCAGCCAGTCTGTCAAACTGCTGGTTAAGGCCGGAGCCAACGTTCACGCAAAAAACAAG gCAGGGAACACAGCCCTCCACCTTGCTTGTCAGAATGGCCACGCTCAGAGCTCCaaggtcctgctgctgggtgggTCCAGGCCTGACAGCAAGAACCAT GTAGGTGACACGTGTCTGCATGTAGCGGCCCGCTACAACCATGTGTCCATGCTCCGCACCCTCCTGGGAGCCTTCTGCTCCGTGGCAGAGAAGAACCAG GCTGGGGACACACCACTGCATGTTGCAGCTGCACTGAATCATAAGAAAACAGTGCGGCTTCTGCTGGAGGCAGGAACAGACAGCAGCATCCGCAACAAC gcagGCCAGACTGCACTGGATCAGGCCAGAGAACACAACAACCCAGACGTAGCCCTTCTCCTGACCAAAGCGCCTCAG GTCCAGAGGTTTACCCGAGGCAGGAgtgtgaggaagaggagggacaaGCTGAAGGCTGATCGCCGAGCACAGTCTGTCCCCAGGGATGACATGCTGCCCAGGAAG GACAGCGCATCTGCTGCTGACGACACCCCCAGCAGCGACCGCGTCGCCCGCAAACATGAGGTGATTGAGGCGAGCAAGAGCACAGACAGGGAGCTCAGAGAGAAG CCATCGCTCTCAGAACCCCTCCGTCGTAGAGGGAACAAACATGGAGAGAAGAGGCGGGGCAAACTGCGAGGCTCCTCCCCCCAGCCCCCACTCCCCCCACACAACTACAAGGCCTATCAGCTGTACACTCTGTACCGAGGCAAGGATGGCAAGGTCATGCAG GCCCCTATCAACGGCTGTCGCTGTGAGCCTCTGATCAACAAGCTGGAGAACCAGCTGGAGGCCACCAAGGAGGAGATGAAGACGGAGATCCACACGGTGCAGGACCTGATGAACAACAAGATGGGACAGCTGGACCGCAAGAACAAACATCAG ATCCGTGCTCTGGATAAGATGACAGTAGAGAGGGTGTCAGCGGAGAGGACAGAGTGCCAACACAGGATCAACCAGAGAGCCATGCAGGAAAGACAGGAGGGGGAAAAGAGACAG GCATCAGTGGTGAACGAGCTGAAGAACTGGTGCATGGCCAAGCTCCAGAACATCGAGGTGCGCTTCGCAGGAGACCCCTGCAACACCAAGCTGCGCCGGTCCTCGTCCATGTCTGAGGGCCTGTGTGAGGTGGACCCTGGGGGACTCACCGTGCTGCCTGCTGGGGGGCCTGGGGACAGCGCCCAGTGTCTGGCCCCCCACATCACTGATGTCACCGAGGGAGACCGCAACACCGCCGCGACAGAGGACCCCTCAGCCAACCACTGCTTTGCTGTTCAGGTGGACAGCTCTCCAG ACAGTGATAAACATCCCAAGCAAGCGGAGATCTCCTCCCCAACTACTGCCAAGTTCCTGTCACAGTCTCCCCAAGTAGTGCGACCCAAGGAGCGCTTGCTAGGTGCTACTGAACACCGGAGGCCATATCAGGAACTGCAGGACGTGGCGCTGCTGGAGTTGGGACcgagcagcaggagcagcagaaGCAACAACAACCGGGCCAGCAGTCTGTCCCCAGCGACAGAGCGCCACTGTAGCAGCAGACAGGACAAGGACCTCGACAGGGAAAGAGATAGAGACCGGGAGCGGGGCAGGGACAAGGGCAAGCACCACAAGAGGCACTCCCAGGGCAGGACTAAGGCCAAGGTTGCCCCGGTGGGGCAGGCCGAGGGGACTCAGACTCTGGAGGTGTTTGAGGAAAGAGCCGTGGAGAGAGGCGGAGGGGAGAGCTCCTTTGCCCAGGAAAGGGAGAACATGCACGCCCTGGAGGTGACACAGTACTTCTTTGAGGCGGTGTCGACCCAGATGGAACACTGGTATGAGAGGAAGATCCAGGAGGCCAGGTGGCAGGCGGACCAGAGGGCCCAGGCAGACAGGGCTGCCCTGCTGGAGAGGATCACCTACCTGGAGGACGAGCTACGCATGCTCAGGACTAACAGGCACGAcgacagctaa
- the LOC139556190 gene encoding ankyrin repeat domain-containing protein 6-like isoform X1, which yields MTSSDLEWDYLDCHLEGYSSPPRGSPPGWRSSPLALPSPTPTDNSPNLWRSQILSIWSMSSRSRMGRSVSPATNGVSGPEKEEGRERRQWRKAAGTGSGRSGRVKKEGEQTALHRAAVVGNSDVISALIQEGCALDRQDKDGNTALHEVSWHGFSQSVKLLVKAGANVHAKNKAGNTALHLACQNGHAQSSKVLLLGGSRPDSKNHVGDTCLHVAARYNHVSMLRTLLGAFCSVAEKNQAGDTPLHVAAALNHKKTVRLLLEAGTDSSIRNNAGQTALDQAREHNNPDVALLLTKAPQVQRFTRGRSVRKRRDKLKADRRAQSVPRDDMLPRKDSASAADDTPSSDRVARKHEVIEASKSTDRELREKPSLSEPLRRRGNKHGEKRRGKLRGSSPQPPLPPHNYKAYQLYTLYRGKDGKVMQAPINGCRCEPLINKLENQLEATKEEMKTEIHTVQDLMNNKMGQLDRKNKHQIRALDKMTVERVSAERTECQHRINQRAMQERQEGEKRQQASVVNELKNWCMAKLQNIEVRFAGDPCNTKLRRSSSMSEGLCEVDPGGLTVLPAGGPGDSAQCLAPHITDVTEGDRNTAATEDPSANHCFAVQVDSSPDSDKHPKQAEISSPTTAKFLSQSPQVVRPKERLLGATEHRRPYQELQDVALLELGPSSRSSRSNNNRASSLSPATERHCSSRQDKDLDRERDRDRERGRDKGKHHKRHSQGRTKAKVAPVGQAEGTQTLEVFEERAVERGGGESSFAQERENMHALEVTQYFFEAVSTQMEHWYERKIQEARWQADQRAQADRAALLERITYLEDELRMLRTNRHDDS from the exons ATGACCTCCAGTGACCTAGAGTGGGATTATTTGGACTGCCATCTTGAGGGATACAGCAGCCCTCCACGGGGCTCACCCCCTGGGTGGAGGTCGTCCCCCCTAGCCCTCCCCAGTCCCACACCCACAGATAACAGCCCAAACCTCTGGCGCTCCCAAATTCTCTCCATCTGGTCAATGAGCTCCCGATCCCGAATGGGCCGCAGCGTGTCCCCAGCCACCAATGGGGTGAGTGGCCccgagaaggaggaggggagagagagacggcagTGGAGGAAAGCTGCTGGGACTGGGTCTGGGAGATCAGGGAGAGTGAAGAAGGAG ggTGAGCAGACAGCCTTACATCGGGCAGCCGTGGTGGGAAACAGTGACGTTATCTCTGCCCTCATCCAGGAAGGGTGTGCTCTGGACAGACAGGACAAG GACGGTAACACTGCTCTGCATGAGGTCTCGTGGCACGGCTTCAGCCAGTCTGTCAAACTGCTGGTTAAGGCCGGAGCCAACGTTCACGCAAAAAACAAG gCAGGGAACACAGCCCTCCACCTTGCTTGTCAGAATGGCCACGCTCAGAGCTCCaaggtcctgctgctgggtgggTCCAGGCCTGACAGCAAGAACCAT GTAGGTGACACGTGTCTGCATGTAGCGGCCCGCTACAACCATGTGTCCATGCTCCGCACCCTCCTGGGAGCCTTCTGCTCCGTGGCAGAGAAGAACCAG GCTGGGGACACACCACTGCATGTTGCAGCTGCACTGAATCATAAGAAAACAGTGCGGCTTCTGCTGGAGGCAGGAACAGACAGCAGCATCCGCAACAAC gcagGCCAGACTGCACTGGATCAGGCCAGAGAACACAACAACCCAGACGTAGCCCTTCTCCTGACCAAAGCGCCTCAG GTCCAGAGGTTTACCCGAGGCAGGAgtgtgaggaagaggagggacaaGCTGAAGGCTGATCGCCGAGCACAGTCTGTCCCCAGGGATGACATGCTGCCCAGGAAG GACAGCGCATCTGCTGCTGACGACACCCCCAGCAGCGACCGCGTCGCCCGCAAACATGAGGTGATTGAGGCGAGCAAGAGCACAGACAGGGAGCTCAGAGAGAAG CCATCGCTCTCAGAACCCCTCCGTCGTAGAGGGAACAAACATGGAGAGAAGAGGCGGGGCAAACTGCGAGGCTCCTCCCCCCAGCCCCCACTCCCCCCACACAACTACAAGGCCTATCAGCTGTACACTCTGTACCGAGGCAAGGATGGCAAGGTCATGCAG GCCCCTATCAACGGCTGTCGCTGTGAGCCTCTGATCAACAAGCTGGAGAACCAGCTGGAGGCCACCAAGGAGGAGATGAAGACGGAGATCCACACGGTGCAGGACCTGATGAACAACAAGATGGGACAGCTGGACCGCAAGAACAAACATCAG ATCCGTGCTCTGGATAAGATGACAGTAGAGAGGGTGTCAGCGGAGAGGACAGAGTGCCAACACAGGATCAACCAGAGAGCCATGCAGGAAAGACAGGAGGGGGAAAAGAGACAG CAGGCATCAGTGGTGAACGAGCTGAAGAACTGGTGCATGGCCAAGCTCCAGAACATCGAGGTGCGCTTCGCAGGAGACCCCTGCAACACCAAGCTGCGCCGGTCCTCGTCCATGTCTGAGGGCCTGTGTGAGGTGGACCCTGGGGGACTCACCGTGCTGCCTGCTGGGGGGCCTGGGGACAGCGCCCAGTGTCTGGCCCCCCACATCACTGATGTCACCGAGGGAGACCGCAACACCGCCGCGACAGAGGACCCCTCAGCCAACCACTGCTTTGCTGTTCAGGTGGACAGCTCTCCAG ACAGTGATAAACATCCCAAGCAAGCGGAGATCTCCTCCCCAACTACTGCCAAGTTCCTGTCACAGTCTCCCCAAGTAGTGCGACCCAAGGAGCGCTTGCTAGGTGCTACTGAACACCGGAGGCCATATCAGGAACTGCAGGACGTGGCGCTGCTGGAGTTGGGACcgagcagcaggagcagcagaaGCAACAACAACCGGGCCAGCAGTCTGTCCCCAGCGACAGAGCGCCACTGTAGCAGCAGACAGGACAAGGACCTCGACAGGGAAAGAGATAGAGACCGGGAGCGGGGCAGGGACAAGGGCAAGCACCACAAGAGGCACTCCCAGGGCAGGACTAAGGCCAAGGTTGCCCCGGTGGGGCAGGCCGAGGGGACTCAGACTCTGGAGGTGTTTGAGGAAAGAGCCGTGGAGAGAGGCGGAGGGGAGAGCTCCTTTGCCCAGGAAAGGGAGAACATGCACGCCCTGGAGGTGACACAGTACTTCTTTGAGGCGGTGTCGACCCAGATGGAACACTGGTATGAGAGGAAGATCCAGGAGGCCAGGTGGCAGGCGGACCAGAGGGCCCAGGCAGACAGGGCTGCCCTGCTGGAGAGGATCACCTACCTGGAGGACGAGCTACGCATGCTCAGGACTAACAGGCACGAcgacagctaa
- the LOC139556190 gene encoding ankyrin repeat domain-containing protein 6-like isoform X4 encodes MSQQDEAAVLALSERLLVASHKGQADNVVQLINKGAKVAVTKYGRSPLHLASYKGHIEVLRILLKAGCDLDIQDDGEQTALHRAAVVGNSDVISALIQEGCALDRQDKDGNTALHEVSWHGFSQSVKLLVKAGANVHAKNKAGNTALHLACQNGHAQSSKVLLLGGSRPDSKNHVGDTCLHVAARYNHVSMLRTLLGAFCSVAEKNQAGDTPLHVAAALNHKKTVRLLLEAGTDSSIRNNAGQTALDQAREHNNPDVALLLTKAPQVQRFTRGRSVRKRRDKLKADRRAQSVPRDDMLPRKDSASAADDTPSSDRVARKHEVIEASKSTDRELREKPSLSEPLRRRGNKHGEKRRGKLRGSSPQPPLPPHNYKAYQLYTLYRGKDGKVMQAPINGCRCEPLINKLENQLEATKEEMKTEIHTVQDLMNNKMGQLDRKNKHQIRALDKMTVERVSAERTECQHRINQRAMQERQEGEKRQQASVVNELKNWCMAKLQNIEVRFAGDPCNTKLRRSSSMSEGLCEVDPGGLTVLPAGGPGDSAQCLAPHITDVTEGDRNTAATEDPSANHCFAVQVDSSPDSDKHPKQAEISSPTTAKFLSQSPQVVRPKERLLGATEHRRPYQELQDVALLELGPSSRSSRSNNNRASSLSPATERHCSSRQDKDLDRERDRDRERGRDKGKHHKRHSQGRTKAKVAPVGQAEGTQTLEVFEERAVERGGGESSFAQERENMHALEVTQYFFEAVSTQMEHWYERKIQEARWQADQRAQADRAALLERITYLEDELRMLRTNRHDDS; translated from the exons ATGAGCCAGCAGGATGAGGCTGCAGTCCTCGCACTGTCCGAGCGCCTCCTCGTAGCCTCCCACAAGGGCCAGGCTGACAATGTGGTCCAGCTCATCAACAAGGGCGCCAAGGTCGCTGTCACCAAG TACGGCAGAAGTCCCCTGCACCTGGCTTCCTACAAGGGCCACATCGAGGTTCTGCGCATTCTGCTGAAGGCCGGCTGCGATCTTGACATCCAGGACGAT ggTGAGCAGACAGCCTTACATCGGGCAGCCGTGGTGGGAAACAGTGACGTTATCTCTGCCCTCATCCAGGAAGGGTGTGCTCTGGACAGACAGGACAAG GACGGTAACACTGCTCTGCATGAGGTCTCGTGGCACGGCTTCAGCCAGTCTGTCAAACTGCTGGTTAAGGCCGGAGCCAACGTTCACGCAAAAAACAAG gCAGGGAACACAGCCCTCCACCTTGCTTGTCAGAATGGCCACGCTCAGAGCTCCaaggtcctgctgctgggtgggTCCAGGCCTGACAGCAAGAACCAT GTAGGTGACACGTGTCTGCATGTAGCGGCCCGCTACAACCATGTGTCCATGCTCCGCACCCTCCTGGGAGCCTTCTGCTCCGTGGCAGAGAAGAACCAG GCTGGGGACACACCACTGCATGTTGCAGCTGCACTGAATCATAAGAAAACAGTGCGGCTTCTGCTGGAGGCAGGAACAGACAGCAGCATCCGCAACAAC gcagGCCAGACTGCACTGGATCAGGCCAGAGAACACAACAACCCAGACGTAGCCCTTCTCCTGACCAAAGCGCCTCAG GTCCAGAGGTTTACCCGAGGCAGGAgtgtgaggaagaggagggacaaGCTGAAGGCTGATCGCCGAGCACAGTCTGTCCCCAGGGATGACATGCTGCCCAGGAAG GACAGCGCATCTGCTGCTGACGACACCCCCAGCAGCGACCGCGTCGCCCGCAAACATGAGGTGATTGAGGCGAGCAAGAGCACAGACAGGGAGCTCAGAGAGAAG CCATCGCTCTCAGAACCCCTCCGTCGTAGAGGGAACAAACATGGAGAGAAGAGGCGGGGCAAACTGCGAGGCTCCTCCCCCCAGCCCCCACTCCCCCCACACAACTACAAGGCCTATCAGCTGTACACTCTGTACCGAGGCAAGGATGGCAAGGTCATGCAG GCCCCTATCAACGGCTGTCGCTGTGAGCCTCTGATCAACAAGCTGGAGAACCAGCTGGAGGCCACCAAGGAGGAGATGAAGACGGAGATCCACACGGTGCAGGACCTGATGAACAACAAGATGGGACAGCTGGACCGCAAGAACAAACATCAG ATCCGTGCTCTGGATAAGATGACAGTAGAGAGGGTGTCAGCGGAGAGGACAGAGTGCCAACACAGGATCAACCAGAGAGCCATGCAGGAAAGACAGGAGGGGGAAAAGAGACAG CAGGCATCAGTGGTGAACGAGCTGAAGAACTGGTGCATGGCCAAGCTCCAGAACATCGAGGTGCGCTTCGCAGGAGACCCCTGCAACACCAAGCTGCGCCGGTCCTCGTCCATGTCTGAGGGCCTGTGTGAGGTGGACCCTGGGGGACTCACCGTGCTGCCTGCTGGGGGGCCTGGGGACAGCGCCCAGTGTCTGGCCCCCCACATCACTGATGTCACCGAGGGAGACCGCAACACCGCCGCGACAGAGGACCCCTCAGCCAACCACTGCTTTGCTGTTCAGGTGGACAGCTCTCCAG ACAGTGATAAACATCCCAAGCAAGCGGAGATCTCCTCCCCAACTACTGCCAAGTTCCTGTCACAGTCTCCCCAAGTAGTGCGACCCAAGGAGCGCTTGCTAGGTGCTACTGAACACCGGAGGCCATATCAGGAACTGCAGGACGTGGCGCTGCTGGAGTTGGGACcgagcagcaggagcagcagaaGCAACAACAACCGGGCCAGCAGTCTGTCCCCAGCGACAGAGCGCCACTGTAGCAGCAGACAGGACAAGGACCTCGACAGGGAAAGAGATAGAGACCGGGAGCGGGGCAGGGACAAGGGCAAGCACCACAAGAGGCACTCCCAGGGCAGGACTAAGGCCAAGGTTGCCCCGGTGGGGCAGGCCGAGGGGACTCAGACTCTGGAGGTGTTTGAGGAAAGAGCCGTGGAGAGAGGCGGAGGGGAGAGCTCCTTTGCCCAGGAAAGGGAGAACATGCACGCCCTGGAGGTGACACAGTACTTCTTTGAGGCGGTGTCGACCCAGATGGAACACTGGTATGAGAGGAAGATCCAGGAGGCCAGGTGGCAGGCGGACCAGAGGGCCCAGGCAGACAGGGCTGCCCTGCTGGAGAGGATCACCTACCTGGAGGACGAGCTACGCATGCTCAGGACTAACAGGCACGAcgacagctaa
- the LOC139556190 gene encoding ankyrin repeat domain-containing protein 6-like isoform X6, whose protein sequence is MSQQDEAAVLALSERLLVASHKGQADNVVQLINKGAKVAVTKYGRSPLHLASYKGHIEVLRILLKAGCDLDIQDDGEQTALHRAAVVGNSDVISALIQEGCALDRQDKDGNTALHEVSWHGFSQSVKLLVKAGANVHAKNKAGNTALHLACQNGHAQSSKVLLLGGSRPDSKNHVGDTCLHVAARYNHVSMLRTLLGAFCSVAEKNQAGDTPLHVAAALNHKKTVRLLLEAGTDSSIRNNAGQTALDQAREHNNPDVALLLTKAPQVQRFTRGRSVRKRRDKLKADRRAQSVPRDDMLPRKDSASAADDTPSSDRVARKHEVIEASKSTDRELREKPSLSEPLRRRGNKHGEKRRGKLRGSSPQPPLPPHNYKAYQLYTLYRGKDGKVMQAPINGCRCEPLINKLENQLEATKEEMKTEIHTVQDLMNNKMGQLDRKNKHQIRALDKMTVERVSAERTECQHRINQRAMQERQEGEKRQASVVNELKNWCMAKLQNIEVRFAGDPCNTKLRRSSSMSEGLCEVDPGGLTVLPAGGPGDSAQCLAPHITDVTEGDRNTAATEDPSANHCFAVQVDSSPDSDKHPKQAEISSPTTAKFLSQSPQVVRPKERLLGATEHRRPYQELQDVALLELGPSSRSSRSNNNRASSLSPATERHCSSRQDKDLDRERDRDRERGRDKGKHHKRHSQGRTKAKVAPVGQAEGTQTLEVFEERAVERGGGESSFAQERENMHALEVTQYFFEAVSTQMEHWYERKIQEARWQADQRAQADRAALLERITYLEDELRMLRTNRHDDS, encoded by the exons ATGAGCCAGCAGGATGAGGCTGCAGTCCTCGCACTGTCCGAGCGCCTCCTCGTAGCCTCCCACAAGGGCCAGGCTGACAATGTGGTCCAGCTCATCAACAAGGGCGCCAAGGTCGCTGTCACCAAG TACGGCAGAAGTCCCCTGCACCTGGCTTCCTACAAGGGCCACATCGAGGTTCTGCGCATTCTGCTGAAGGCCGGCTGCGATCTTGACATCCAGGACGAT ggTGAGCAGACAGCCTTACATCGGGCAGCCGTGGTGGGAAACAGTGACGTTATCTCTGCCCTCATCCAGGAAGGGTGTGCTCTGGACAGACAGGACAAG GACGGTAACACTGCTCTGCATGAGGTCTCGTGGCACGGCTTCAGCCAGTCTGTCAAACTGCTGGTTAAGGCCGGAGCCAACGTTCACGCAAAAAACAAG gCAGGGAACACAGCCCTCCACCTTGCTTGTCAGAATGGCCACGCTCAGAGCTCCaaggtcctgctgctgggtgggTCCAGGCCTGACAGCAAGAACCAT GTAGGTGACACGTGTCTGCATGTAGCGGCCCGCTACAACCATGTGTCCATGCTCCGCACCCTCCTGGGAGCCTTCTGCTCCGTGGCAGAGAAGAACCAG GCTGGGGACACACCACTGCATGTTGCAGCTGCACTGAATCATAAGAAAACAGTGCGGCTTCTGCTGGAGGCAGGAACAGACAGCAGCATCCGCAACAAC gcagGCCAGACTGCACTGGATCAGGCCAGAGAACACAACAACCCAGACGTAGCCCTTCTCCTGACCAAAGCGCCTCAG GTCCAGAGGTTTACCCGAGGCAGGAgtgtgaggaagaggagggacaaGCTGAAGGCTGATCGCCGAGCACAGTCTGTCCCCAGGGATGACATGCTGCCCAGGAAG GACAGCGCATCTGCTGCTGACGACACCCCCAGCAGCGACCGCGTCGCCCGCAAACATGAGGTGATTGAGGCGAGCAAGAGCACAGACAGGGAGCTCAGAGAGAAG CCATCGCTCTCAGAACCCCTCCGTCGTAGAGGGAACAAACATGGAGAGAAGAGGCGGGGCAAACTGCGAGGCTCCTCCCCCCAGCCCCCACTCCCCCCACACAACTACAAGGCCTATCAGCTGTACACTCTGTACCGAGGCAAGGATGGCAAGGTCATGCAG GCCCCTATCAACGGCTGTCGCTGTGAGCCTCTGATCAACAAGCTGGAGAACCAGCTGGAGGCCACCAAGGAGGAGATGAAGACGGAGATCCACACGGTGCAGGACCTGATGAACAACAAGATGGGACAGCTGGACCGCAAGAACAAACATCAG ATCCGTGCTCTGGATAAGATGACAGTAGAGAGGGTGTCAGCGGAGAGGACAGAGTGCCAACACAGGATCAACCAGAGAGCCATGCAGGAAAGACAGGAGGGGGAAAAGAGACAG GCATCAGTGGTGAACGAGCTGAAGAACTGGTGCATGGCCAAGCTCCAGAACATCGAGGTGCGCTTCGCAGGAGACCCCTGCAACACCAAGCTGCGCCGGTCCTCGTCCATGTCTGAGGGCCTGTGTGAGGTGGACCCTGGGGGACTCACCGTGCTGCCTGCTGGGGGGCCTGGGGACAGCGCCCAGTGTCTGGCCCCCCACATCACTGATGTCACCGAGGGAGACCGCAACACCGCCGCGACAGAGGACCCCTCAGCCAACCACTGCTTTGCTGTTCAGGTGGACAGCTCTCCAG ACAGTGATAAACATCCCAAGCAAGCGGAGATCTCCTCCCCAACTACTGCCAAGTTCCTGTCACAGTCTCCCCAAGTAGTGCGACCCAAGGAGCGCTTGCTAGGTGCTACTGAACACCGGAGGCCATATCAGGAACTGCAGGACGTGGCGCTGCTGGAGTTGGGACcgagcagcaggagcagcagaaGCAACAACAACCGGGCCAGCAGTCTGTCCCCAGCGACAGAGCGCCACTGTAGCAGCAGACAGGACAAGGACCTCGACAGGGAAAGAGATAGAGACCGGGAGCGGGGCAGGGACAAGGGCAAGCACCACAAGAGGCACTCCCAGGGCAGGACTAAGGCCAAGGTTGCCCCGGTGGGGCAGGCCGAGGGGACTCAGACTCTGGAGGTGTTTGAGGAAAGAGCCGTGGAGAGAGGCGGAGGGGAGAGCTCCTTTGCCCAGGAAAGGGAGAACATGCACGCCCTGGAGGTGACACAGTACTTCTTTGAGGCGGTGTCGACCCAGATGGAACACTGGTATGAGAGGAAGATCCAGGAGGCCAGGTGGCAGGCGGACCAGAGGGCCCAGGCAGACAGGGCTGCCCTGCTGGAGAGGATCACCTACCTGGAGGACGAGCTACGCATGCTCAGGACTAACAGGCACGAcgacagctaa